A window of Aeromicrobium sp. A1-2 contains these coding sequences:
- a CDS encoding ANTAR domain-containing response regulator — MTDQALESGRPAPRVVIAEDEALIRLDLAEMLAEEGYVVVGQASDGEQAIELAMQHRPDLVVMDVKMPKLDGIAAAAQIAQARIAPVVMLTAFSQRELVERARDSGAMAYLVKPFTKSDLVPAIEMAMSRFAELKMLEHEVGDLTAQLAARKTTERAKGLLQEALGITEPEAFRWIQRTAMDLRLTMHQVAQGVIDHGPQLGSSMGQDPS; from the coding sequence GTGACTGACCAGGCACTGGAATCGGGACGGCCCGCACCGCGTGTGGTGATCGCTGAGGACGAGGCGCTGATCCGCCTCGATCTCGCCGAGATGCTCGCGGAGGAGGGCTACGTCGTCGTAGGACAGGCGTCCGACGGGGAACAGGCCATCGAGCTGGCGATGCAGCATCGCCCCGACCTGGTCGTGATGGACGTCAAGATGCCCAAGCTGGACGGCATCGCTGCCGCGGCCCAGATCGCCCAGGCGCGCATCGCGCCGGTCGTGATGCTGACGGCCTTCAGCCAGCGCGAGCTGGTCGAGCGGGCTCGTGACTCCGGCGCGATGGCCTATCTCGTCAAGCCGTTCACCAAGTCCGATCTCGTGCCGGCGATCGAGATGGCGATGAGTCGATTCGCCGAGCTCAAGATGTTGGAGCACGAGGTCGGTGACCTCACCGCCCAGTTGGCCGCCCGCAAGACGACCGAGCGGGCCAAAGGCCTGCTCCAGGAGGCGCTCGGTATCACTGAGCCCGAGGCCTTCCGCTGGATTCAGCGCACCGCGATGGACCTGCGCCTGACGATGCATCAGGTGGCGCAGGGCGTCATCGACCATGGCCCGCAGCTCGGCTCATCGATGGGCCAGGACCCGTCCTGA
- a CDS encoding glutamate synthase subunit beta — translation MADPRGFITTPREVAERRPVEERIHDWNEVYPGGPGRALLPIITKQAGRCMDCGIPFCHSGCPLGNLIPEWNDLVWREDWDEALDRLHATNNFPEFTGRLCPAPCETACVVGINRDAVTIKNVEVAIIDKAWDDRQVRPEPPEWLTGKTVAVVGSGPAGLAAAQQLTRAGHTVAVYERDDKPGGLLRYGIPEFKMEKVQVERRINQMEREGTVFRTGIQVGDTLTGHQLRDRYDAVVLAIGATVPRDLPVPGRELGGIHQAMDFLPQANRVALGEEVDDQIVATDKDVIIIGGGDTGADCLGTSIRQGARSITQLEIMPNPGTDRPEAQPWPTYPMIYRVSSAHEEAGERVYSMSTKEFLGEGGHVSGLRLVEVEMVDGKFTEIEGSEKVIPAQLVLFAMGFTGPEAEGLVDQLGVDLDERGNVKRDKAYMSSVEGVFVAGDAGRGQSLIVWAIAEGRSAAAGVDKFLTGSTTLPAPIPPHARPLTA, via the coding sequence GTGGCTGATCCCAGAGGTTTCATCACAACGCCCCGCGAGGTCGCCGAACGGCGTCCTGTCGAGGAGCGGATCCACGACTGGAACGAGGTCTACCCGGGCGGTCCCGGTCGGGCCCTCCTGCCGATCATCACCAAGCAGGCCGGTCGTTGCATGGACTGCGGCATCCCGTTCTGCCACTCGGGTTGCCCTTTGGGCAACCTGATCCCGGAGTGGAACGACCTGGTCTGGCGCGAGGACTGGGACGAGGCACTCGACCGGCTCCACGCGACCAACAACTTCCCGGAGTTCACCGGGCGGCTGTGCCCCGCACCGTGCGAGACGGCGTGCGTCGTCGGTATCAACCGGGACGCGGTGACGATCAAGAACGTCGAGGTCGCGATCATCGACAAGGCCTGGGACGACCGCCAGGTCCGCCCCGAGCCGCCCGAGTGGCTGACCGGCAAGACCGTTGCCGTCGTCGGATCGGGACCGGCCGGACTCGCCGCGGCGCAACAGCTGACTAGGGCCGGGCACACCGTCGCGGTCTACGAGCGCGACGACAAGCCCGGCGGGCTGCTCCGCTACGGCATCCCCGAGTTCAAGATGGAAAAGGTCCAGGTCGAGCGTCGGATCAACCAGATGGAGCGCGAGGGCACGGTGTTCCGCACCGGGATCCAGGTCGGCGACACACTGACCGGTCATCAGCTCCGCGACCGCTACGACGCCGTCGTGCTGGCGATCGGCGCCACCGTGCCTCGTGACCTGCCGGTGCCGGGTCGCGAGCTCGGAGGCATCCACCAGGCCATGGACTTCCTGCCGCAGGCCAACCGGGTCGCACTGGGTGAAGAGGTCGATGACCAGATCGTCGCGACCGACAAGGACGTCATCATCATCGGCGGTGGCGACACCGGCGCCGACTGCCTCGGCACGTCGATCCGTCAGGGCGCCCGCTCGATCACCCAGCTCGAGATCATGCCGAACCCCGGCACGGATCGTCCCGAGGCGCAGCCATGGCCGACCTACCCGATGATCTACCGCGTCTCCTCGGCCCATGAGGAGGCGGGGGAGCGGGTCTACTCGATGTCCACCAAGGAGTTCCTCGGTGAGGGCGGACACGTCAGTGGTCTGCGCCTGGTCGAGGTCGAGATGGTGGACGGCAAGTTCACCGAGATCGAAGGCTCCGAGAAGGTCATCCCCGCGCAGCTCGTGCTGTTCGCGATGGGCTTCACGGGCCCTGAGGCCGAGGGGCTCGTCGACCAGCTCGGCGTCGACCTGGACGAGCGCGGCAACGTCAAGCGCGACAAGGCCTACATGTCCAGCGTCGAGGGCGTCTTCGTCGCCGGCGATGCAGGACGCGGCCAGTCGCTCATCGTCTGGGCGATCGCCGAGGGCCGCTCGGCAGCTGCGGGAGTCGACAAGTTCCTGACCGGCTCGACGACGTTGCCGGCGCCGATCCCGCCCCATGCGCGACCGTTGACGGCCTGA
- a CDS encoding ABC transporter ATP-binding protein: MTETEQNTERETHLANADGAVLRADNLIAGYLPGVNILNGADLYCQPGELVGIIGPNGAGKSTLLKALFGLVKVHTGTVLLKDKEITNQRADQLVSKGIGFVPQNNNVFPSLTIEENLEMGCYQDPKRFTERFAFVTDLFPRLGERRKQRAGQLSGGERQMVAMGRALMMDPSVLLLDEPSAGLSPVLQDEVFVQTRNINKAGVSVIMVEQNARRCLQICDRGYVLDQGRNAYSGTGKSLADDPKVIQLYLGTLGQQDD; this comes from the coding sequence GAGACCGAGCAGAACACCGAGCGCGAGACCCACCTGGCGAACGCCGACGGCGCGGTGCTGCGGGCCGACAACCTGATCGCCGGCTACCTGCCGGGGGTCAACATCCTCAACGGCGCTGACCTCTACTGCCAGCCCGGCGAGCTCGTCGGCATCATCGGCCCCAACGGAGCTGGCAAATCGACCCTGCTCAAGGCCCTGTTCGGGCTGGTCAAGGTGCACACCGGGACTGTCCTGCTGAAGGACAAGGAGATCACCAACCAGCGGGCCGACCAGCTTGTCTCCAAGGGGATCGGCTTCGTCCCGCAGAACAACAACGTGTTCCCGAGCCTCACGATCGAGGAGAACCTCGAGATGGGCTGCTACCAGGATCCCAAGCGGTTCACCGAACGCTTCGCCTTCGTCACCGACCTCTTTCCCCGTCTGGGCGAGCGGCGCAAGCAGCGTGCCGGACAGCTGTCCGGTGGTGAGCGTCAGATGGTCGCGATGGGCCGGGCGCTCATGATGGACCCGTCGGTGTTGCTGCTCGACGAGCCATCAGCCGGACTGTCCCCCGTCCTCCAGGACGAGGTCTTCGTGCAGACACGCAACATCAACAAGGCGGGCGTCTCGGTCATCATGGTCGAGCAGAACGCACGTCGCTGCCTGCAGATCTGCGACCGAGGCTACGTCCTGGACCAGGGACGCAACGCGTACTCCGGCACGGGCAAGTCACTCGCCGACGATCCCAAGGTCATCCAGCTCTACCTCGGCACGCTGGGCCAGCAGGACGACTGA
- the pyk gene encoding pyruvate kinase: MRRAKIVCTLGPAVGSAHKILQLAEAGMDVARLNMSHGEQSDHEQNYAWVREAGDKVGKAIAVLADLQGPKIRLGRFADGPVHLEAGSTFTITVDDILGDVTRCSTTYKGLPGDVSVGDEILIDDGRMRLRATEVTATDVTCLVETSGPVSNNKGINLPGVMVSVPAMSEKDIDDLRFALRLGADFIALSFVRSADDYDDVRRIMDEEGIVRPVIAKIEKPQAVDNLDGIMDAFDGVMVARGDLGVEMPLEDVPIVQKLIVEKARRNAKPAIVATQMLESMISAPRPTRAEASDVANAVLDGADAVMLSGETSVGEYPIHTVTTMARIIESTEDHGLPRMAAFTWQAKTKSGIICRAAADVAESVDASFVCAFTTSGDSARRMTRYRSRVPVVAFTPNQLVRSQLALSWGIETFLVPEVTHTDEMVLQVDKALLERGHCAEGQQVVIVAGSPPGIPGSTNALRIHNMGDAINGVVPAYKDTHE; the protein is encoded by the coding sequence GTGAGAAGAGCCAAGATCGTCTGCACCCTCGGCCCGGCCGTGGGGAGTGCCCACAAGATCCTGCAACTGGCCGAGGCTGGGATGGACGTCGCGCGACTCAACATGAGTCACGGCGAACAGTCCGACCACGAGCAGAACTATGCCTGGGTGCGGGAGGCAGGTGACAAGGTCGGCAAGGCCATTGCGGTGCTCGCCGACCTGCAGGGCCCCAAGATCCGACTCGGCCGGTTCGCCGACGGTCCGGTGCACCTCGAGGCCGGATCGACGTTCACGATCACGGTCGACGACATCCTGGGCGACGTCACACGGTGCTCGACGACGTACAAGGGCCTCCCGGGCGATGTCTCGGTGGGCGACGAGATCCTGATCGACGACGGGCGCATGCGCCTGCGGGCCACCGAGGTCACCGCGACCGACGTCACGTGCCTGGTCGAGACCAGCGGTCCGGTCAGCAACAACAAGGGCATCAACCTGCCGGGTGTCATGGTCAGCGTCCCCGCGATGAGCGAGAAGGACATCGACGACCTGCGGTTCGCGCTGCGCCTGGGCGCAGACTTCATCGCGCTGTCGTTCGTGCGCTCGGCCGACGACTACGACGACGTCCGCAGGATCATGGACGAGGAAGGCATCGTCCGCCCGGTCATCGCCAAGATCGAGAAGCCCCAGGCGGTCGACAACCTCGATGGGATCATGGACGCGTTCGACGGAGTCATGGTTGCCCGCGGAGACCTCGGCGTTGAGATGCCGCTCGAGGACGTCCCGATCGTGCAGAAGCTCATCGTCGAGAAGGCCCGCCGCAACGCCAAGCCAGCCATCGTCGCGACGCAGATGCTGGAATCGATGATCTCGGCCCCGCGGCCGACCCGCGCCGAGGCGTCCGACGTCGCCAACGCCGTTCTCGACGGAGCCGATGCGGTGATGCTGTCGGGCGAGACCAGCGTGGGGGAGTACCCCATCCACACCGTCACCACGATGGCCCGCATCATCGAGTCCACCGAGGACCACGGACTGCCCCGCATGGCGGCGTTCACCTGGCAGGCCAAGACCAAGAGCGGCATCATCTGCCGCGCCGCGGCGGACGTCGCGGAGTCGGTCGATGCAAGCTTCGTGTGTGCCTTCACGACCAGCGGTGACTCCGCGCGGCGGATGACCCGATACCGCTCGCGCGTGCCCGTGGTCGCGTTCACTCCCAATCAGCTCGTGCGTTCGCAGCTGGCGCTGAGCTGGGGCATCGAGACCTTCCTCGTGCCCGAGGTGACCCACACCGACGAGATGGTGCTGCAGGTCGACAAGGCGCTGCTCGAGCGCGGCCACTGTGCCGAGGGTCAGCAGGTCGTCATCGTCGCCGGGAGCCCTCCGGGCATCCCCGGCTCGACCAACGCGCTGCGCATCCACAACATGGGCGATGCGATCAACGGAGTCGTCCCGGCGTACAAGGACACCCACGAGTAG
- a CDS encoding ABC transporter substrate-binding protein: MKRSTQTIRIGAVVAASALVLAACGGGSDSDGETASGSTSKGDGVLTIGSLLPQTGSLAFLGPPEFAGVDLAVKDINEAGGVLGKDVVHVRGDSGDTDSGIAPAETDKLLKAKSDVIIGAASSGVSLTVIDKIMSAGAIQFSPANTSTSFDEGDYSKPDLYFRTAPSDILQGAVLANLLIEEGRQNVAILARQDAYGETLATEISKNLEAAGSKIAAKVLYSEKTGPGDSQITEIKNAKADAVVLIAFEETTTVIPKLIQAGTGPQDVATYFVDGNTANYGKGDSASLPDGTLEGTKGTIPGADAGDAFKDRLKTVDPKLKDYSYSAESYDAVIVSALGAIAAKDDSGAAIAKEIPGVTKDGEKCTTFKDCAALLADGKDIDYNGVSGPIELGETGSPTAASIGIYEYDAKNKISPVDYISGTI, translated from the coding sequence ATGAAACGCAGTACCCAGACGATCCGCATCGGGGCCGTTGTGGCCGCGAGCGCGCTTGTTCTCGCTGCTTGTGGCGGCGGCAGCGACAGCGACGGCGAAACCGCCAGTGGCTCCACGTCCAAGGGCGATGGTGTCCTGACGATCGGCTCGCTCCTTCCCCAGACCGGCAGCCTTGCGTTCCTCGGCCCCCCGGAGTTCGCGGGAGTCGACCTCGCTGTCAAGGACATCAACGAGGCAGGCGGCGTCCTCGGAAAGGACGTCGTGCACGTCCGTGGTGACTCCGGCGACACCGACTCGGGCATCGCCCCGGCGGAGACCGACAAGCTGCTCAAGGCCAAGTCCGACGTCATCATCGGCGCGGCCTCCTCGGGCGTCTCTCTGACCGTGATCGACAAGATCATGTCGGCCGGCGCGATCCAGTTCTCGCCCGCCAACACGTCGACCTCCTTCGACGAGGGTGACTACTCCAAGCCTGACCTCTACTTCCGCACGGCGCCGTCCGACATCCTCCAGGGTGCCGTTCTCGCCAACCTGCTGATCGAGGAAGGCCGACAGAACGTCGCCATCCTCGCCCGCCAGGACGCCTATGGCGAGACGCTGGCCACCGAGATCTCCAAGAACCTCGAGGCTGCCGGCTCCAAGATCGCCGCCAAGGTGCTCTACAGCGAGAAGACCGGTCCGGGCGACTCACAGATCACCGAGATCAAGAACGCCAAGGCCGACGCCGTCGTGCTGATTGCGTTCGAGGAGACCACGACGGTCATCCCGAAGCTCATCCAGGCCGGCACCGGTCCGCAGGATGTCGCGACGTACTTCGTCGATGGCAATACGGCCAACTACGGCAAGGGTGACTCGGCTTCGCTGCCCGACGGCACGCTTGAGGGCACCAAGGGAACCATCCCGGGCGCCGACGCGGGTGACGCGTTCAAGGATCGTCTGAAGACCGTCGACCCGAAGCTCAAGGACTACTCCTACTCGGCTGAGTCCTACGACGCAGTGATCGTCTCGGCGCTCGGCGCCATCGCGGCCAAGGACGACTCGGGCGCGGCCATCGCCAAGGAGATCCCGGGCGTGACCAAGGACGGCGAGAAGTGCACGACGTTCAAGGATTGCGCTGCTCTGCTCGCGGACGGCAAGGACATCGACTACAACGGTGTCTCCGGCCCGATCGAGCTCGGCGAGACGGGTAGCCCGACGGCTGCCTCGATCGGCATCTACGAGTACGACGCCAAGAACAAGATCTCGCCGGTTGACTACATCAGCGGCACGATCTGA